In Hydractinia symbiolongicarpus strain clone_291-10 chromosome 13, HSymV2.1, whole genome shotgun sequence, a single genomic region encodes these proteins:
- the LOC130623968 gene encoding arrestin domain-containing protein 2-like: MGKISEFTILLSGHRQVFYPGEKLAGSVILNLWHPMDMRGLRIELQGKSHCHWTEEHGTGDNKKTEHYSGSEKIFEYVTCLYGNLPTATTMKLSHPPGRYEYQFMFTLPQTLPSSFEGSHGHIRYELKAQIDKPWKFDHKVKRPIIINEIIDPNLPHFGKGPGGDAHKEVGLLCCAAGPLDLIASIDRAAYCPGEIALINAEVQNHTSRNMKALKAKLVQEIQYHATRKVKQEYKTISKVVGPPIPKGEFANWTNEPFGIPATPPTITTSKIITLVYYLVVEVDVPWGVDLSVKMPITMGTVPFRHSYGNPLPGNVQVPSFTPSSFVPPPSSVFGYPDMAPPSYAAAVGISESSIADDDDVHTMGNLRYMPVYTFAQPFKFDASNNPAVQPPAQPPYVSSQPPYPPNPSGAPSYAPNQPGAPPYAPNQPGAPPYAPNQPGAPPYPTGHPPYPMNQPPTAPYPMT, encoded by the exons atgggTAAAATATCAGAGTTCACTATTCTTTTGAGTGGCCACAGACAGGTGTTTTATCCTGGTGAGAAGTTGGCAGGGTCAGTGATATTAAACTTGTGGCATCCAATGGATATGAGGGGATTACGCATTGAACTCCAAG GTAAAAGCCATTGTCATTGGACTGAAGAGCATGGAACTGGTGACAACAAAAAGACCGAACATTACAGCGGCAGTGAAAAGATATTTGAGTATGTGACCTGCTTATATGGGAACCTGCCGACAGCTACGACGATGAAGCTGAGTCATCCACCTGGAAGATATGAATACCAATTCATGTTCACACTACCACAGACACTGCCCAGCTCGTTTGAAGGAAGCCATGGTCATATTCGATATGAATTAAAAG CACAGATTGACAAGCCGTGGAAATTCGACCATAAAGTTAAGCGACCTATAATTATTAACGAAATCATCGACCCGAATTTACCACATTTCGGTAAAGGACCAGGTGGCGACGCTCACAAAGAAGTTGGACTCTTGTGCTGTGCAGCAGGACCACTTGATTTGATAG CAAGCATTGACCGAGCTGCATACTGTCCTGGCGAGATTGCGTTGATTAACGCAGAAGTTCAGAATCATACGTCAAGAAATATGAAAGCGTTGAAAGCTAAACTGGTGCAGGAAATACAGTACCACGCGACGAGAAAGGTGAAGCAAGAGTACAAAACCATCTCAAAGGTCGTGG GACCCCCCATCCCTAAAGGAGAATTTGCGAATTGGACGAACGAACCGTTTGGTATTCCCGCTACTCCACCCACCATCACAACTTCCAAGATCATCACGTTGGTGTATTATCTAGTTGTAGAGGTGGATGTGCCATGGGGTGTTGATCTCAGTGTGAAGATGCCCATCACGATGGGAACCGTGCCGTTTCGACACTCGTATGGTAATCCGCTACCTGGAAACGTGCAGGTTCCTA gtTTTACACCTTCTTCGTTTGTCCCTCCTCCCTCCAGTGTGTTCGGATATCCTGACATGGCCCCGCCTTCATACGCTGCTGCCGTTGGTATAAGTGAATCAAGCATTGCAGACGACGATGATGTGCATACGATGGGAAATCTTCGATATATGCCTGTGTACACATTCGCTCAGCCATTTAAG TTTGACGCATCAAACAATCCTGCCGTGCAACCACCAGCACAACCACCGTACGTTTCAAGTCAACCGCCTTATCCACCTAATCCGTCTGGTGCGCCGTCATATGCACCCAACCAGCCAGGTGCGCCGCC
- the LOC130623969 gene encoding uncharacterized protein LOC130623969 isoform X2, whose amino-acid sequence MEKIPTCDGDLTSDYLNNVLKGFKKISQVEIKQPRTHGMMSYVRKLFLTYDDTADLLCPPTLIAKYSRAAADNFCNENTSDIMRNGCLYKREVMLNRYLNGQDVVPVIYYAECNSEQNIILLMEDCSSECDVKVDDVNVVQKCMSIDKAFIAIKDLAAFQSEFYHKNQKMPGNGILAGNGDTVMKEKGLEWIPEYFSFVYYTTFHKEFINSTNHDQFAGYTDDALKRLSKSVQDVWLECCDYIITQIDFSSMPKYAKYGIQSKAITIKESKTTVEENWYNAYKTLVEEAPLTIAHCDFRYDNVLIHNNQMKLVDWQCASLGCGMIDVMSLLSNSLDVVDVVENEEKILETYADVLHQNGVSWLTLTALKKYYACALWYEFKNSLAFVKFMKGQHEKISGVSNEALEVMMLRKVAVSILSIHKYFYA is encoded by the exons ATGGAAAAAATACCAACATGTGATGGTGATTTGACAAGTGACTATTTAAATAATGTACTAAAGGGATTTAAAAAGATTTCACAG GTTGAGATCAAACAGCCTAGGACACATGGCATGATGTCTTATGttcgaaagttatttttaacgTATGATGATACTGCGGACTTGCTTTGCCCACCAACACTGATTGCAAAATACTCCAGAGCTGCAGCCGATAACTTTTGCAATGAAAACACGAGTGATATTATGCGAAATGGATGTTTGTACAAGAGGGAAGTTATGTTAAATCGATATCTGAATGGTCAAGATGTTGTGCCAGTTATATATTACGCTGAATGTAACTCTGAGCAGAATATAATCTTGTTGATGGAAGACTGTTCAAGCGAGTGTGATGTGAAAGTGGATGATGTTAATGTGGTACAAAAATGTATGTCGATTGACAAG GCTTTTATTGCAATTAAAGATTTGGCTGCATTTCAAAGTGAATTCTATCACAAAAACCAAAAGATGCCAGGGAACGGAATCTTAGCTGGAAATGGTGACACTGTCATGAAGGAAAAAGGATTAGAATGGATTCctgaatatttttcatttgtCTACTACACAACATTTCATAAGGAATTTATTAACAGTACAAATCATGATCAATTTGCTGGATATACCGATGATGCGCTAAAAAGATTGTCGAAGTCTGTGCAAGATGTATGGCTTGAATGCTGCGATTACATAATCACGCAAATTGATTTCTCATCAATGCCAAAGTATGCAAAGTATGGTATACAATCAAAAGCTATCACAATTAAGGAGAGTAAAACAACAGTGGAGGAGAACTGGTACAATGCGTATAAAACACTGGTTGAAGAAGCACCACTTACTATTGCTCACTGTGATTTTCGTTATGATAACGTATTGATTCACAATAACCAAATGAAGTTGGTCGATTGGCAATGTGCTTCTCTTGGGTGTGGTATGATCGATGTTATGTCACTTCTCAGTAACTCCTTAGATGTAGTTGATGTTGTTGAGAACGAAGAGAAAATATTAGAGACATATGCGGATGTGCTGCATCAAAATGGTGTGTCCTGGTTGACTCTgacagcgctgaagaaatattatgCTTGTGCTCTGTGGTATGAGTTTAAAAATAGTCTAGCGTTTGTAAAGTTTATGAAAGGACaacatgaaaaaatttctgGTGTGAGCAATGAAGCGCTTGAAGTAATGATGCTTCGAAAGGTGGCGGTTAGTATTTTGAGTAtacacaaatatttttatgcatag
- the LOC130623969 gene encoding uncharacterized protein LOC130623969 isoform X1 produces MLYLMKKKLLHHVLHNMFIILLRFVLVSYYSMEKIPTCDGDLTSDYLNNVLKGFKKISQVEIKQPRTHGMMSYVRKLFLTYDDTADLLCPPTLIAKYSRAAADNFCNENTSDIMRNGCLYKREVMLNRYLNGQDVVPVIYYAECNSEQNIILLMEDCSSECDVKVDDVNVVQKCMSIDKAFIAIKDLAAFQSEFYHKNQKMPGNGILAGNGDTVMKEKGLEWIPEYFSFVYYTTFHKEFINSTNHDQFAGYTDDALKRLSKSVQDVWLECCDYIITQIDFSSMPKYAKYGIQSKAITIKESKTTVEENWYNAYKTLVEEAPLTIAHCDFRYDNVLIHNNQMKLVDWQCASLGCGMIDVMSLLSNSLDVVDVVENEEKILETYADVLHQNGVSWLTLTALKKYYACALWYEFKNSLAFVKFMKGQHEKISGVSNEALEVMMLRKVAVSILSIHKYFYA; encoded by the exons ATGCTTTATCTTATGAAAAAAAAGCTATTACATCATGTTCTGCATAACATGTTCATAATTCTTCTCAGGTTTGTTTTAGTTTCATATTATAGCATGGAAAAAATACCAACATGTGATGGTGATTTGACAAGTGACTATTTAAATAATGTACTAAAGGGATTTAAAAAGATTTCACAG GTTGAGATCAAACAGCCTAGGACACATGGCATGATGTCTTATGttcgaaagttatttttaacgTATGATGATACTGCGGACTTGCTTTGCCCACCAACACTGATTGCAAAATACTCCAGAGCTGCAGCCGATAACTTTTGCAATGAAAACACGAGTGATATTATGCGAAATGGATGTTTGTACAAGAGGGAAGTTATGTTAAATCGATATCTGAATGGTCAAGATGTTGTGCCAGTTATATATTACGCTGAATGTAACTCTGAGCAGAATATAATCTTGTTGATGGAAGACTGTTCAAGCGAGTGTGATGTGAAAGTGGATGATGTTAATGTGGTACAAAAATGTATGTCGATTGACAAG GCTTTTATTGCAATTAAAGATTTGGCTGCATTTCAAAGTGAATTCTATCACAAAAACCAAAAGATGCCAGGGAACGGAATCTTAGCTGGAAATGGTGACACTGTCATGAAGGAAAAAGGATTAGAATGGATTCctgaatatttttcatttgtCTACTACACAACATTTCATAAGGAATTTATTAACAGTACAAATCATGATCAATTTGCTGGATATACCGATGATGCGCTAAAAAGATTGTCGAAGTCTGTGCAAGATGTATGGCTTGAATGCTGCGATTACATAATCACGCAAATTGATTTCTCATCAATGCCAAAGTATGCAAAGTATGGTATACAATCAAAAGCTATCACAATTAAGGAGAGTAAAACAACAGTGGAGGAGAACTGGTACAATGCGTATAAAACACTGGTTGAAGAAGCACCACTTACTATTGCTCACTGTGATTTTCGTTATGATAACGTATTGATTCACAATAACCAAATGAAGTTGGTCGATTGGCAATGTGCTTCTCTTGGGTGTGGTATGATCGATGTTATGTCACTTCTCAGTAACTCCTTAGATGTAGTTGATGTTGTTGAGAACGAAGAGAAAATATTAGAGACATATGCGGATGTGCTGCATCAAAATGGTGTGTCCTGGTTGACTCTgacagcgctgaagaaatattatgCTTGTGCTCTGTGGTATGAGTTTAAAAATAGTCTAGCGTTTGTAAAGTTTATGAAAGGACaacatgaaaaaatttctgGTGTGAGCAATGAAGCGCTTGAAGTAATGATGCTTCGAAAGGTGGCGGTTAGTATTTTGAGTAtacacaaatatttttatgcatag